In Comamonadaceae bacterium OS-1, a single window of DNA contains:
- the dyp2_1 gene encoding multifunctional dye peroxidase DyP2, producing MNEFDDIQGIVRFGYKRHTEACFVLLQVQDATAARAWLATAPVASAATAEPPPATVLQLALTSEGLRALGVPEDTVAAFSSEFIVGMGTDPSRARRLGDTGANAPSQWQWGTGARVPHVLLMLYALPGHLAAWQAHIEADIAPGFTLLARLPCADLGEVEPFGFKDGISQPTLDWDRTRPAVDAEHTTYSNLSCLGETLLGYPNEYGGYTDRPLLPPQPALPRAEEAPDRADLGRNGSYLVLRQLQQDVQGFWHWLDGVAEHHTATRETLAAALVGRKMDGRPLADAPPGDPNAFTYAADPRGTRCPLGAHVRRANPRTADLPPGEPGFIGWLTRTLGFDAPALAQDRVASTRFHRLLRRGREYRTTESGLYFICLGANIARQFEFVQAAWLNAPQFAGLHDETDPLVGTREPAQDGFSIPQPTGPDQRISGLPQFVTVRGGAYFFLPGIRALRYLGTA from the coding sequence ATGAACGAATTCGACGACATCCAGGGCATCGTCCGCTTTGGCTACAAGCGCCACACCGAGGCCTGCTTTGTGCTGCTGCAGGTGCAAGATGCCACCGCCGCCCGCGCTTGGCTGGCCACCGCCCCCGTGGCCAGCGCCGCCACCGCCGAGCCACCGCCCGCCACCGTGCTGCAACTGGCCCTGACCAGCGAAGGCCTGCGTGCCCTGGGCGTGCCCGAGGACACCGTGGCCGCCTTCTCCAGCGAATTCATCGTCGGCATGGGCACCGACCCCAGCCGCGCCCGCCGCCTGGGCGATACAGGGGCCAACGCGCCCAGCCAGTGGCAGTGGGGCACGGGCGCACGCGTGCCGCATGTGCTGCTGATGCTGTACGCCCTGCCCGGCCACTTGGCGGCGTGGCAAGCGCACATCGAAGCCGACATTGCGCCAGGCTTTACCCTGCTGGCCCGCCTGCCCTGCGCCGACCTGGGCGAGGTGGAGCCCTTTGGCTTCAAGGACGGCATCTCCCAGCCCACCCTCGACTGGGACCGCACCCGCCCCGCCGTGGATGCCGAGCACACCACCTACAGCAACCTCAGCTGCCTGGGCGAAACCCTGCTGGGCTACCCCAACGAGTACGGCGGCTACACCGACCGTCCCTTGCTGCCGCCCCAGCCCGCTTTGCCCCGTGCCGAAGAGGCCCCCGACCGCGCCGACCTGGGCCGCAACGGCAGCTACCTGGTACTGCGCCAGTTGCAGCAAGACGTGCAGGGCTTCTGGCACTGGCTGGACGGCGTGGCAGAACACCACACGGCCACACGCGAAACCCTGGCCGCCGCCCTGGTGGGCCGCAAGATGGACGGCCGACCGCTGGCCGATGCGCCCCCTGGCGACCCCAACGCCTTCACCTACGCGGCAGACCCACGCGGCACCCGCTGCCCGCTGGGCGCCCACGTGCGCCGCGCCAACCCGCGCACCGCCGACCTGCCACCGGGCGAGCCAGGGTTCATTGGCTGGCTGACCCGCACCCTGGGCTTCGATGCCCCGGCCCTGGCCCAGGACCGCGTGGCCTCCACCCGCTTCCACCGCCTGCTGCGCCGGGGCCGCGAGTACCGCACCACTGAATCCGGTCTGTACTTCATCTGCCTGGGTGCCAACATAGCCCGCCAGTTTGAATTTGTGCAAGCCGCCTGGCTCAACGCGCCCCAGTTTGCCGGTCTGCACGACGAAACCGACCCGCTGGTGGGCACCCGCGAACCCGCGCAAGACGGCTTTTCCATCCCCCAGCCCACCGGGCCCGACCAGCGCATCAGCGGCCTGCCGCAGTTCGTGACCGTGCGCGGCGGGGCCTATTTTTTCCTGCCCGGCATCCGCGCCCTGCGGTACTTAGGAACAGCATGA
- the alkJ_1 gene encoding alcohol dehydrogenase [acceptor] has protein sequence MPITQGQPWDTIIVGTGAGGGTLAARLVEAGQRVCVLEAGGDPRLERDLRLPDDYDVPGFHAFACENEAMAWNFQVRHYADEARQARDPKYSAARQGVLYPRAAGLGGCTAHNAMIFMRPHDSDWNHIADLTGDASWRAPHMQRYFARLESCQHRPLWRALQRLGLDPSGHGWHGWLHTERSVPPEALEDAQLVDLLARTARNFTHSLPTPLRSLLRWLRVRGDPNARPWGGGSFEGLCYTPMSTAGHSRVGARERLLQVRDKHPDRLHIELHALATRVLFNAEGAACGVEYRKGQRLYRAHPAPNAAAGPVRQVRASGEVVLCGGAFNTPQLLMLSGIGPLAALQAHNIPVRVDLPGVGRNLQDRYEVALTHRMRQPWQGLQEARFTRGDPVWERWKNDRSGMYAASGAMLGLIAKSSPDQPEPDIFCMALPARFEGYEPGFSQRIRQHADRLTWAILKAHTLNRAGTVTLRSANPLDTPLVNFRYFEEGSDAAGTDLQAVVQAIRAVRRLTAPFLASGLIAEECTPGAEVQTDAELADFVRSTAWGHHASCSCPIGPVASGGVLSSDFRVHGTRGLRVVDASVFPRIPGFFIAAAVYMVGEKAADAILKP, from the coding sequence ATGCCCATCACCCAAGGCCAACCATGGGACACCATCATTGTGGGAACGGGCGCAGGCGGTGGCACCCTGGCGGCGCGGCTGGTGGAGGCCGGCCAGCGCGTGTGTGTGCTGGAAGCCGGCGGCGACCCCCGGCTGGAACGCGATCTGCGCCTGCCCGACGACTACGACGTGCCCGGCTTCCACGCCTTTGCCTGTGAGAACGAAGCCATGGCCTGGAACTTCCAAGTGCGCCACTACGCCGACGAGGCGCGGCAGGCGCGCGACCCCAAATACAGCGCCGCCCGCCAGGGCGTGCTGTACCCGCGCGCCGCCGGGCTGGGCGGCTGCACGGCCCACAACGCCATGATCTTCATGCGCCCGCACGACTCCGACTGGAACCACATCGCCGACCTCACCGGCGACGCCAGCTGGCGCGCCCCCCACATGCAGCGCTACTTCGCCCGGCTGGAGTCCTGCCAGCACCGCCCCCTCTGGCGCGCGCTGCAGCGCCTGGGCCTGGACCCCAGCGGCCACGGCTGGCACGGCTGGCTGCACACCGAGCGCTCGGTGCCGCCCGAGGCCCTGGAGGACGCCCAGCTGGTGGACCTGCTGGCCCGCACCGCCCGCAACTTCACCCACAGCCTGCCCACCCCGCTGCGCAGCCTGTTGCGCTGGTTGCGCGTGCGCGGCGACCCCAACGCCCGGCCCTGGGGCGGCGGCAGCTTTGAAGGCCTGTGCTACACGCCGATGTCCACTGCGGGGCACAGCCGCGTGGGCGCACGCGAACGCCTGCTGCAGGTGCGCGACAAGCACCCCGACCGCCTGCACATCGAGCTGCATGCCCTGGCCACCCGGGTACTGTTCAACGCCGAGGGCGCGGCCTGCGGGGTCGAGTACCGCAAAGGCCAGCGTCTGTACCGCGCCCATCCCGCGCCCAACGCAGCGGCAGGGCCCGTGCGGCAGGTCCGCGCCAGCGGCGAAGTCGTTCTGTGCGGCGGTGCCTTCAACACCCCGCAGTTGCTGATGCTGTCCGGCATCGGCCCCTTGGCTGCGCTGCAGGCCCACAACATCCCGGTGCGGGTGGACCTGCCCGGCGTGGGCCGCAACCTGCAAGACCGCTACGAAGTCGCCCTCACCCACCGCATGCGCCAGCCCTGGCAGGGGTTGCAAGAAGCCCGGTTTACGCGTGGCGACCCGGTGTGGGAGCGCTGGAAAAACGACCGCTCCGGCATGTACGCCGCCAGCGGGGCGATGCTGGGCCTGATAGCAAAATCCAGCCCGGACCAGCCCGAGCCCGACATCTTCTGCATGGCCCTGCCGGCCCGGTTCGAAGGCTACGAACCCGGCTTTTCGCAGCGGATCCGCCAGCACGCCGACCGCCTCACCTGGGCCATCCTGAAGGCCCATACGCTAAACCGCGCGGGCACGGTCACGCTGCGCTCGGCCAATCCGCTGGACACACCGCTGGTCAACTTCCGCTACTTTGAAGAAGGCAGCGACGCAGCAGGCACCGACCTGCAGGCCGTAGTGCAGGCCATCCGCGCGGTACGCCGCCTCACCGCCCCATTTCTGGCCAGCGGCCTGATCGCCGAGGAATGCACACCCGGAGCCGAGGTGCAAACCGATGCCGAGCTGGCCGACTTTGTGCGCAGCACCGCCTGGGGCCACCACGCCTCGTGCTCCTGCCCCATCGGCCCGGTGGCCAGTGGCGGCGTGCTGAGCAGCGACTTTCGCGTCCACGGCACGCGCGGCCTGCGGGTGGTGGACGCATCGGTGTTCCCGCGCATCCCCGGCTTCTTCATCGCCGCCGCCGTCTACATGGTGGGCGAGAAGGCCGCCGATGCAATCCTCAAACCTTAA